The following coding sequences are from one Paenibacillus sp. FSL R5-0912 window:
- a CDS encoding SulP family inorganic anion transporter: protein MKQLSLYNNGWFSNTRSDILSGMTVAIALIPEAIAFSILAGVSPMVGLYASFCIAIVTAFAGGRPGMISAATGAMALLVGSLVISHGIEYLFAATVLAGIFQILMGMLKLGRFITFLPQPVMTGFVNALAILIFMAQLVHFEGQGWMMYALVALTLIIIYTVPRITKAVPSALVAIIAVSILSIVLNLDVRTVGDMGTITSALPVFHLPDLPFTLDTLLIILPYSLSLAVVGLLESLMTATLIDDITGTGSNKNREAKGQGLANIVTGFFGGMAGCAMIGQSMVNMKSGGRTRLSTFVSGIFLLFLILVLGDVVKQIPMGALVGVMIMVCISTFEWGSLKTLAKVPLSDALVMIVTVVTVVVTDNLSIGVLFGVLLSALSFAWKMASIKLSVHTAASVTTYKVSGQLFFGTTSHFVHEFMYESDPQQVIIDFSHSHVWDQSAVGAIAKTLDKYAALGKKVTITGLNEESARLVKRIGLSLSGGH from the coding sequence TTGAAGCAGTTAAGCTTATACAACAACGGTTGGTTCTCCAACACACGGAGCGACATTCTGTCGGGTATGACCGTGGCGATTGCCTTAATCCCTGAAGCGATTGCTTTCTCCATCCTCGCCGGTGTAAGCCCGATGGTTGGATTGTACGCATCTTTCTGTATTGCTATTGTGACGGCATTTGCCGGCGGAAGACCGGGCATGATCTCCGCGGCAACCGGGGCGATGGCACTATTGGTCGGCAGCCTGGTGATTTCACACGGAATTGAGTACCTGTTCGCGGCTACCGTACTGGCGGGAATCTTTCAGATTCTAATGGGGATGCTGAAGCTTGGCAGATTCATCACGTTCCTGCCGCAGCCGGTAATGACCGGCTTCGTCAACGCATTAGCCATTCTTATTTTCATGGCCCAGCTTGTGCATTTTGAAGGACAGGGCTGGATGATGTATGCACTGGTGGCACTTACACTGATTATCATTTATACGGTTCCGCGGATCACGAAGGCTGTCCCTTCGGCACTTGTAGCGATTATCGCAGTTTCCATACTCAGTATTGTTCTTAATCTGGATGTGAGGACCGTAGGCGATATGGGCACCATTACTTCGGCTCTGCCGGTGTTCCATCTGCCGGATCTTCCCTTCACGCTGGATACACTGCTGATCATTCTGCCCTATTCACTATCGCTAGCTGTTGTCGGATTGCTGGAATCCCTGATGACCGCAACGCTGATTGATGATATTACCGGCACCGGCAGTAACAAGAACCGGGAAGCGAAGGGACAAGGCCTGGCCAATATCGTTACCGGCTTCTTCGGCGGGATGGCAGGCTGTGCAATGATCGGCCAGTCGATGGTTAATATGAAATCGGGCGGACGTACACGGCTGTCTACTTTTGTATCGGGGATCTTTCTTTTGTTCCTGATTCTCGTTCTGGGCGATGTGGTTAAGCAGATTCCGATGGGCGCCTTGGTCGGTGTTATGATCATGGTCTGCATCAGCACCTTCGAGTGGGGTTCGTTGAAGACATTAGCCAAGGTGCCGCTCAGCGACGCACTGGTCATGATCGTTACGGTAGTTACTGTGGTAGTGACAGATAATCTGTCGATCGGTGTACTGTTCGGTGTTCTGCTGAGCGCTTTGTCTTTTGCCTGGAAAATGGCTTCAATAAAGCTCAGTGTCCATACGGCAGCATCTGTAACTACCTACAAAGTATCCGGCCAGCTGTTCTTCGGTACAACCAGTCATTTCGTGCATGAATTTATGTATGAGAGTGATCCGCAGCAGGTGATTATCGACTTCTCCCATTCTCATGTGTGGGATCAGTCGGCGGTGGGGGCTATTGCCAAAACGCTGGACAAATACGCGGCACTCGGCAAAAAGGTAACGATTACCGGATTAAATGAAGAAAGTGCCCGGCTGGTGAAGCGGATCGGCCTGAGCTTGTCGGGCGGGCATTGA